From the Alistipes sp. ZOR0009 genome, the window CATTTCCGCACGAGAGAAAATATTCAAAACCTGGCCGCATGGTGTTGCTAAAGGCTAAATACCGCTTTCCGCCTCCGCAGGTTACGCTGTCGGCATTGAAGGCTAGCGATTTTCCTTTTCTTACTTTGGCAAGTTGGGCTATAACACAACTCCATCCTGCAGGAATATCGGCTAGCTCCGTATCGCAGGGTTCTTTGGTGTAGTAGAAGGTAATGGGGAGCTCCGCTTTTCCGAAAAACCTACCCCACTGCTGAATAAATTTATCTTTTAGCAATATGTCCATCCTTAATAGTGCGTTTGGGATACTGCAATATAGAGACTTTTATGTGGTTATACCGTTAAAAAGCAGAAAAACACTTTTTACAGGATCTACCTTTTTTCATAATGGTAGCTGTTTTGTTTTTTGGGGAGCTAGCTTAGCTCTTTCCCAAGGTCTTCTACCTTTTTTATCCATACCAACAGCTTACTTTTGTCTGCCGTTTTTATTGGAGCAAAGCTGGTTGTTTTTACGGGTTTAACTCCACAGAATTCAAGAACGCCTTTCTTTACAGAAGTAATTCCTGGTCTTTTTGCTATAAGCCTGTAATACCATTTAGGGGCATCCATGGTCGTTATTATCCTAGCTGTTTTTCCTTTTAGCAGCTTATCCCATAGCAATGAGCCTTCTCTATACTTAAATGCAAACGAAGGAAGAAAGGTTCTATCAAAAAAGCCTTTTAGTAGGGCTGGGTAGGTTCCCCACCAGATGGGATAAACGAATACAAGATGGTCTGCAGCTAGAATCTCCTGTTGTACCATTTTTAAATCGGGCTCCAGCTCCGTTTTTATGCGATATCCCCAACGGAGTATTGGGTCAAAATCGAGATCGATGAGGTT encodes:
- a CDS encoding NAD(P)H-dependent oxidoreductase gives rise to the protein MKKVLIINGHPDKESLCHELAQSYKRGAEKSEADCKVINLIDLDFDPILRWGYRIKTELEPDLKMVQQEILAADHLVFVYPIWWGTYPALLKGFFDRTFLPSFAFKYREGSLLWDKLLKGKTARIITTMDAPKWYYRLIAKRPGITSVKKGVLEFCGVKPVKTTSFAPIKTADKSKLLVWIKKVEDLGKELS